The proteins below are encoded in one region of Synchiropus splendidus isolate RoL2022-P1 chromosome 13, RoL_Sspl_1.0, whole genome shotgun sequence:
- the adcyap1b gene encoding adenylate cyclase activating polypeptide 1b isoform X1: MAGSSRATLILLIYGIFMHYSVFCTPIGLSYPKIRLDNDAFDEDGNSLSDMGFDSDPIAIRSAPTLNDDGYLYYPPEKRAERHAEEELDRALREILGQLTTRHYLHSLMTVRAGEDNSMEDESEPLSKRHSDGIFTDSYSRYRKQMAVQKYLAAVLGRRYRQRVRNKGRRLAYL; encoded by the exons ATGGCCGGTTCGAGCAGAGCAACTTTGATCTTGCTCATCTATGGGATCTTTATGCACTACAGCGTCTTCTGCACACCTATCGGACTAAGTTACCCCAAAATCAG ACTCGATAACGACGCCTTCGACGAAGACGGGAATTCTTTATCGGACATGGGCTTCGACAGCGACCCGATTGCTATACGAAGCGCACCGACCTTAAACGACGACGGCTACCTCTACTACCCACCTGAGAAAAG AGCAGAAAGGCATGCTGAGGAAGAATTAGATAGAGCCTTGAGGGAGATCCTGGGTCAGTTAACAACGAGACATTATCTGCATTCTCTGATGACAGTTCGTGCAGG CGAGGACAACAGCATGGAGGACGAGTCCGAGCCGCTCTCCAAGAGACACTCAGATGGCATCTTCACCGACAGCTACAGCCGCTATAGAAAGCAGATGGCCGTGCAGAAATACCTGGCTGCAGTTCTGGGACGAAGGTACAGACAGAGAGTTAGGAACAAAGGACGTCGACTTGCCTATTTGTAG
- the adcyap1b gene encoding adenylate cyclase activating polypeptide 1b isoform X2 has protein sequence MAGSSRATLILLIYGIFMHYSVFCTPIGLSYPKIRLDNDAFDEDGNSLSDMGFDSDPIAIRSAPTLNDDGYLYYPPEKSEDNSMEDESEPLSKRHSDGIFTDSYSRYRKQMAVQKYLAAVLGRRYRQRVRNKGRRLAYL, from the exons ATGGCCGGTTCGAGCAGAGCAACTTTGATCTTGCTCATCTATGGGATCTTTATGCACTACAGCGTCTTCTGCACACCTATCGGACTAAGTTACCCCAAAATCAG ACTCGATAACGACGCCTTCGACGAAGACGGGAATTCTTTATCGGACATGGGCTTCGACAGCGACCCGATTGCTATACGAAGCGCACCGACCTTAAACGACGACGGCTACCTCTACTACCCACCTGAGAAAAG CGAGGACAACAGCATGGAGGACGAGTCCGAGCCGCTCTCCAAGAGACACTCAGATGGCATCTTCACCGACAGCTACAGCCGCTATAGAAAGCAGATGGCCGTGCAGAAATACCTGGCTGCAGTTCTGGGACGAAGGTACAGACAGAGAGTTAGGAACAAAGGACGTCGACTTGCCTATTTGTAG